Proteins encoded within one genomic window of Bacillus sp. F19:
- the glmS gene encoding glutamine--fructose-6-phosphate transaminase (isomerizing) produces the protein MCGIVGYIGQQDTKEILLRGLEKLEYRGYDSAGIAVINEDGVHVFKEKGRIAILREVVDANVMSTAGIGHTRWATHGAPSKRNSHPHQSASSRFTLVHNGVIENYSSLKREYLQDVMLVSDTDTEVVVQVIEQFVNKGADVEEAFSQTLSILKGSYAIALLDNQNPDTIFVAKNKSPLLVGLGEGFNVVASDAMAMLQVTDQYVELMDKEIVIVKREAVTIKNLQGETIDRAPYTAELDASDIEKGTYPHYMLKEVDEQPLVMRKIIQKYQNDQGKLTMDPAIVDAINTSDRLYIVACGTSYHAGLVGKQFIERWAKKPVEVHVASEFSYNMPILSEKPLFIFISQSGETADSRAVLVQIKELGYQSLTITNVPGSTLSREANHTLLLHAGPEIAVASTKAYTAQLGVLAILAAVTAEARGVELSFDLVNELGIVANAMEVLCDQKDEMEYIAREYLSTTRNCFFIGRSVDYYVGLEGALKLKEISYIQAEGFAGGELKHGTIALIENGTPVIALATQEHVNLSIRGNVKEVAARGANPCIISLKGLEEEDDRFVLPAIHEELTPLASVIPLQLIAYYAALHRGCDVDKPRNLAKSVTVE, from the coding sequence ATGTGCGGAATTGTAGGATATATTGGACAACAGGATACGAAAGAAATCTTATTGCGTGGACTAGAAAAGCTTGAATATCGCGGATATGACTCAGCGGGCATTGCCGTAATCAATGAAGACGGAGTGCATGTTTTTAAAGAAAAAGGACGCATTGCCATTCTTCGTGAAGTAGTGGATGCAAATGTAATGTCTACAGCAGGGATTGGACATACCCGCTGGGCGACTCACGGTGCACCAAGCAAACGCAATTCACATCCGCATCAAAGTGCATCAAGCCGCTTTACGCTAGTGCACAATGGTGTTATTGAAAACTATTCAAGCTTGAAACGCGAATATCTTCAGGATGTTATGCTAGTCAGTGATACAGATACAGAAGTAGTTGTTCAGGTCATTGAACAATTCGTTAATAAAGGAGCGGACGTGGAAGAAGCGTTCAGCCAAACACTTTCCATTTTAAAAGGTTCTTATGCGATCGCGCTTTTAGACAATCAAAATCCAGATACGATTTTTGTTGCTAAAAATAAAAGCCCATTGCTTGTTGGTCTTGGAGAAGGCTTCAACGTTGTTGCATCTGATGCAATGGCTATGCTGCAGGTAACAGACCAATATGTAGAATTGATGGATAAAGAAATCGTCATTGTGAAACGTGAAGCTGTTACAATCAAAAACCTTCAAGGTGAAACAATTGACCGTGCTCCTTATACAGCTGAATTAGATGCAAGTGATATTGAAAAAGGAACATACCCTCACTATATGTTAAAAGAAGTGGATGAGCAGCCGCTTGTTATGCGCAAAATCATCCAAAAATATCAAAATGATCAAGGCAAGCTGACAATGGACCCAGCAATTGTAGATGCTATCAACACTTCAGACCGCCTCTATATCGTAGCGTGCGGAACAAGCTACCATGCAGGTCTTGTCGGTAAGCAATTCATTGAAAGATGGGCTAAGAAACCGGTTGAGGTTCACGTTGCAAGTGAATTCTCATATAACATGCCGATTTTATCAGAGAAGCCATTATTCATCTTCATCTCACAAAGCGGTGAGACTGCAGACAGCCGTGCCGTTCTTGTTCAAATTAAAGAACTTGGCTACCAGTCTTTAACCATTACAAACGTACCTGGTTCAACCCTTTCACGTGAAGCGAACCACACGTTATTGCTTCATGCAGGTCCTGAAATCGCTGTTGCTTCAACGAAAGCTTATACAGCACAATTAGGCGTTCTTGCCATTCTTGCAGCTGTAACAGCTGAAGCTAGAGGTGTAGAGTTAAGCTTTGATCTTGTAAATGAGCTTGGCATCGTGGCAAATGCAATGGAAGTCCTTTGCGATCAGAAAGACGAAATGGAGTACATTGCACGCGAATACCTTTCAACAACACGCAACTGCTTCTTCATCGGCCGTTCCGTTGACTACTATGTAGGACTTGAAGGTGCGCTTAAACTAAAAGAAATCTCTTACATCCAGGCAGAAGGATTTGCCGGTGGAGAGCTTAAGCACGGTACAATCGCGCTGATTGAAAACGGCACGCCTGTTATCGCGCTTGCAACACAAGAGCATGTAAACTTAAGCATCCGCGGAAACGTTAAAGAAGTAGCAGCACGCGGAGCTAATCCATGCATCATCTCGCTTAAAGGTCTAGAAGAAGAAGATGACCGTTTCGTTCTTCCTGCAATCCATGAGGAACTTACACCACTTGCTTCTGTTATTCCTTTACAGCTGATTGCTTACTATGCAGCCCTTCACAGAGGCTGTGACGTTGATAAACCGCGTAACCTTGCTAAGAGTGTTACGGTTGAGTAA